A region of the Mangifera indica cultivar Alphonso chromosome 10, CATAS_Mindica_2.1, whole genome shotgun sequence genome:
TTTTTTGTCATATCTCCTCACAAACCACAATTCCCACTGCCCTCCACAATCCATCAGTGCATTGATATTCTAACAAGAGCATTCCTAAGCACCATGTAAATTATTATGTGTATTGGAGATTTAAACCTACAAAAGGAGTTCTAATTCATAAAGGAacaaaaaatgatcaaaatagcCTAATTTACATGGGGCAATAACTCCTACTTCCAAAATATCGTCAATAACAAAATACTTCGTGCCTTTGCCTTACTAAGAATGTGAACTTCTATTTTCACCACCAAACTTCCACTCCTAGAAATCCTTCTTATGGTTTCTGTCCAACAGAGTATGACCAAGAACATTTCATCAAAATGTAATACCCAACAAAACAGTAGACAAATTCTCACAATATCATTCCTTTCTAGGAGACAAGAGAACATGATGctatcaaacaagaaaataaagtaCACATGGTGTATCATGATATGCACAACAATTTATAGCATTAAGATAAAACATTTCGTTCTAGACAAATCAAGGACATGGTTGAACACATTTCAAATTACCTGACTTTCAATCCTACAGGGCTCAGTAAGGGAAACACCACGGTAAGAATGCTCACCATCTTGCAATCTGTGCTTCTCATATTCGAGTAGAGCCTGCAAAAACTGATgattagtaaatatttaagaGATGCAAAGAAGCAGGAGACCTTTCTGTTttcctaaaaataatattgcagggaaaaaaaaagtaaaatcaacaAAGCTAAAGAGTGTAACCTTCTCGTAAAAAATTCGAAATGTCCAGGAGACAGTGGTGCATGTCCTATCCAAATGCAAACCATATATATCAACCATTTATTTaccaacataataaaataaaaaagcaaagtAATTAATGATTATCACTATCAACAAGAGCAAGCAAAAAAGTAATCAAGGGTGAGTTACAAAACAAATAATGGTTTACTAAACATTATCCACGGGAAGTAAGCGTGATGTTGTAATCTGTGGAATCTCAACCAAAGAAAAAGATCACAGAAAAACAGTGTGATCGTCTCTTTTTTATAGACATAGTCATCCTTACTTTGGGGGATTAAATGATTCTCCCACTTGCCTCCACAACTTGCATGAAGTGACCTGTGAATGCCCGCAAACATAGAAAAGCTTTACTACCTCTCGTAATACTTTCGATCACCAAAAAGGAATATAAAGACTGAGTGAATTAATGCTGGATAATTCAGCAGAATCAGAAACCATAAGaaactaaacacaatataagCAACCAGTAGGTCCTATAACTTAACTAGAGACACACTGAAATCAAGTTTCTCActtgaacaagaaaaaaaattcgaCAGAAACCAAACAAACCTCTTCATAGCCACCAAGTTTGACCACAGCTCTCCATAACCTAAACCAAAGGACCAGACTCCAATAATTACAAAGCTCTCTAGTAGAAACCatactcaaatttaaaagacTATAATGAGCAAAAACATACTTGAGCAAGTTCAGGTCCTCTTTGTAGAACTTCGGGTGCTTAAACTCTAGGCTTCTGTCTTTATAAAAACTTTCTACCTCCTTCACAAATGCTGCTTGGTCCTCCTCTGTTCCTGATTCATCACCCTCGGCAACAGGAGGTTCATAAAGAAAGGAAAGGTTCAAGCTTTTCATACCAACTTCACACCCAACATCCACATGAGGATTTGACTCGTTAACTTTAACTTTAGAAGACAACTCCATTTCAACCACTCCATTCAATTCCAGgtctttttcatcattttcagcTTTCATCTCCGAAGACCTTTCATCAGATGCAACACAATTTAGCCGATTTAAGGAAGGCTCACGACCTCCATCATCTTTGCTATAAGAAAGTTTATTAGTAGTTTCATCAACAGCTGCAGCATCATTCTCTGCCTTAGCAGCAGCAGCAGGTTCAACAAAATCTTTATTATCAACAACTGATTCATCAACCTTGTCATTGTTACCCACAGACTCCGTTTTGGCAAGAACATATTTTCCGTGTAATCCATCCACATTGTCGCAAGGTAGGGCATCTGCATGGGTTTGGTCACCAACAGAACCAGGGTTATCCTCAGTGGGTCCAACATTATTAACATCACCATCCTCAACATTCTTAGTAGAGTCTCCATTTTCTCGTTCAGAAGAAGGTGGGTCTTTGGCTTCAAGTTGATGGTCTTCATGGTTCATATTCACCTCCTCATCCATATCCTCtcttcccttttcttctttcacGCCAACCATCTCACTATCAGtcatcttaaaaaacaaaaagtcctGCACATTCAAACTAACGTTAAAAACTCctccaaaaagaaagaaaagcccTAAAAGCGAAAAGGGTCTCTGTAACAATAAAAGCAGAAGACAAGCCCCAGCTACACGTGTACACTGACCTCTTTTGAAACGAAAAGCAAAAGAGAAAACactaatatacataatttatatacagaAAAAAATGGCACATGGTTAGTTACGTATAACAATGGGagaaatgatgaagaagaaacaTACTTGGGTTGAGCTGAAACAGAGGGCAGCCGTTTAAGTTAAGTTAACCCTATCACTTTTTGCTGTTTTGTTTTGCTTGAAGAGTTGCAGAAACAAGAGGAGTGGCAGTGTCTGTTAGCACTTGGCAGAGACGATAGAAGTCACAGAGCATACACAGCTGAATTGTCAAGCCTCTAtttgtccttttcatctttcccacGTGTGTCACCCAACTATAGTTCCACTCATggttaaaaaat
Encoded here:
- the LOC123226932 gene encoding AT-rich interactive domain-containing protein 5-like isoform X1: MTDSEMVGVKEEKGREDMDEEVNMNHEDHQLEAKDPPSSERENGDSTKNVEDGDVNNVGPTEDNPGSVGDQTHADALPCDNVDGLHGKYVLAKTESVGNNDKVDESVVDNKDFVEPAAAAKAENDAAAVDETTNKLSYSKDDGGREPSLNRLNCVASDERSSEMKAENDEKDLELNGVVEMELSSKVKVNESNPHVDVGCEVGMKSLNLSFLYEPPVAEGDESGTEEDQAAFVKEVESFYKDRSLEFKHPKFYKEDLNLLKLWRAVVKLGGYEEVTSCKLWRQVGESFNPPKTCTTVSWTFRIFYEKALLEYEKHRLQDGEHSYRGVSLTEPCRIESQAVSCQALGSGRALRDAAARAMQGWHSKRLLGSGEVCQPIIKEKNSSSTPKSDREIKNIGMLKRKRLSSVEHTVQASAMKGANLQSDTMVIDIGPPADWVKINVQRTSDCFEVYALVPGLLREEVHVQSDPAGRLVISGQPEQLDNPWGVTPFKKVVSLPSRIDPHQTSAVVTLHGQLFVRVPFEQSDL
- the LOC123226932 gene encoding AT-rich interactive domain-containing protein 5-like isoform X2; amino-acid sequence: MTDSEMVGVKEEKGREDMDEEVNMNHEDHQLEAKDPPSSERENGDSTKNVEDGDVNNVGPTEDNPGSVGDQTHADALPCDNVDGLHGKYVLAKTESVGNNDKVDESVVDNKDFVEPAAAAKAENDAAAVDETTNKLSYSKDDGGREPSLNRLNCVASDERSSEMKAENDEKDLELNGVVEMELSSKVKVNESNPHVDVGCEVGMKSLNLSFLYEPPVAEGDESGTEEDQAAFVKEVESFYKDRSLEFKHPKFYKEDLNLLKLWRAVVKLGGYEEVTSCKLWRQVGESFNPPKTCTTVSWTFRIFYEKALLEYEKHRLQDGEHSYRGVSLTEPCRIESQAVSCQALGSGRALRDAAARAMQGWHSKRLLGSGEVCQPIIKEKNSSSTPKSDREIKNIGMLKRKRLSSVEHTVQASAMKGANLQSDTMVIDIGPPADWVKINVQRTVHVQSDPAGRLVISGQPEQLDNPWGVTPFKKVVSLPSRIDPHQTSAVVTLHGQLFVRVPFEQSDL